Genomic segment of Hydra vulgaris chromosome 11, alternate assembly HydraT2T_AEP:
ctgcaaaagtagtcaagcagtggtttcaagacaaccacctatcggtgatggattggccgcctcaatcttcggatctcaaccctatcgagaacctgtgggagatcgtcaaccgcagaattaatcgtgaaggtgttcgtaataaggatcaactatttgaacaaatccaaaaggcctaggcagcgattccacaaagtttcattgatcacctgatcgaatctatgcctcgaagatgcaaggctgtgatcgacaaaaaaggattcgccacgaaatattgatagcgaaatacagcttggtcaacattttgtcgagttgcacttgttttgtccagaaggaaatcaactttttttaatactttttattaatttattaattttcgtgtacaaataatgaactttgtgatgaataaaacttgaagaactttgtctctaaacagttacatagttttatatatatatatatatatatatatatatatatatatatatatatatatatatatatatatatatatatatatatatatatatatatatatatatatatatatatatatatatatgccggtttttgcatttaatctggTGGTTTTTTGCACGAATCTGgtggtttttttcatttaatctggcagttttttgcatttaatgtggtggttttttacatttaatgtgGCGGTTTTTTGCATTAAATCTGACAATATTTTGCATTCAATTTGGcggtttttctttattattataaatagttttgctttttttgcttcACTTAGTTTAACTTCCTAATAAACAATTTGACCccgttttctttttaattctttaaagcTCTAAAATGAATAATGCATAAAGACAATGCTCAGAAATTAATGTTGAAGTAAGAAATTTGATCATTAATCTTGTAGTTAACGAAGGGAAAAGTGTAAAAGAAGTATCGGAACTCCTGCATAGAATTGAGACTTTAATATGACGCCTGATCTATCGATAAATATCAACAGGTAATATCAATCCCGGTATTAGTGGCGGTTTTCGACTGTCAGGTTGTATTAAGGAAACAAGAAATAAGCTATTTAAGTTAATTGGAGATAATAGAAACTTTAATCTACAAGAGATAAAGGAAGAATTGGGAATTAATGACAATGTCTCTACATTATgacaatgattaaaaaaattaaattatacatataaaactttaagaCTCTTTAGTGTAAGAAGCAATACGCCAGAGGTAAAAGAAGTAAGAAAAACATGTTTCATGCTATTTAAACTTGACATTGCAAGAACGTTACAGaaatatcatttatattgaAGAAAGTACGTTCAATCTTAATATGGTAAGAAACCACGAATACAGTCTCCGAGGAACGACCAAATTAACGTGTATTGTCATCAAGAGGCCATAACATAATCACGATATTagcattaaattgtttaaacatagTCCAAATTGAAGCAATAGTTGGTGTAGGGGTGACAGGAGAGATCTTTAAAGGATTCTTAAATAcacttaaaaagtatttttgggGAGGAAGAAGTGTTTACCTTCATGACGGACAACGTTAACTTTCATTATTCTTTATCAGATTTTTATGATAGTTATCCTTATGATATTCGTTTTTTACCCTGATACTAACCTTTTCTAAATCCTAGTTAAGAGACATTCTTGAAAATTTGGAATACTACAAGAGGACAAATAGCTCCAATCGAGCGAATGATTAttgttagtattattattactttatgcTATTGGATTATACTATTTAATACACatctaaatttattataactgGAATGtgtagaatattttttattactaattatttaagcaattcaaatcatgcattttaaaattgatataaatttttaaaccgCCAGATTGAATGCAAAAAACCGCCAGATTAAATGACAAAAATCACCAGATTCGTGCAAAAAACTACCAGATTAAATACAAAAACCGGTATGCAACGCCGATCCGTGGCATTTGGGGGACACAGTGCAACCAAAGATTGAGGCCCTGTACAAATATGTAACCTGCACAGACCAATTTTCTATTCCATATTCTTTAATCCCTAataagttttgtaattttaatgaccagtaattaataagtataactcacataaataaaaaatttccttaaaaaatccaaaattgtGAAAcattatgtatatacatacatacatacatacatacatacatacatacatacatacatacatacatacatacatacatacatacatacatacatacatacatacatacatacatacatacatacatacatacatacatacatacatacatacatacatacatacatacatacatacatacatacatacatacatacatacatacatacatacatacatacatacatacatacatacatacatacatacatacatacatacatacatacatacatacatacatacatacatacatacaaacatatatacatacatacttacattcATACATTGATAAGGTTTTAATCAGCTTAAGTTTAGAAAAACTTCGCTCTCCTGAGGCTATAGTAATTGGAATAGTTTCTATAATTCGTGGAGCCACAAATAGGTTTGGAAATACATCCAATAGCCAGttacttttcaaatatttttatggtgACACATTTAATGGAAGTACAGTCAAAGTTATTTGTAGTTCAGAAAATAATTCTTTTCCGTCAATGTCAGAATATCtctcaaaagtttattttgtaaatcaagattacctttttttaaagttctgtAGAATTaacgttttgaaaaaaatgtacattaaataaaaaaaatgaaacaccgatatataatcatttatttgattaaacctTTTCCTCAATGACACAATTacattattaatacaaaaaaaatagttctattCGATAACGTTCTTAAGGATCTTGGATAGGGttatcattacttttttaaaaaaactttcagacAACAGTTTTTCATCTGCATCTTTATGTTCTACATCAGTAATAGTAAGTTACGTGAAAGCATTTCCTTTATTAATAACAACCTGAATCAAAAATATGCTATGCTCACTTTTTAGAGATTGATTGATAACTTCGCTTGACATAAGGATCCGTATAGAACTTCTCCATCAGTAGAACTattacaagaatttttaaaatacttgtttaGAGCACCTGTCTGTTTACTAAGGAATACCgcttgtttcaatatttttttcttttcaaagcaccacccagtgggcacagtacgtttttaaaacgttcttTGAacgtttttattagttttaaactttataaaaacgtctaaaaaacgttttaaaaacgtacCGTGCCCACTGGGCAGATTCATACAATCGAATCCCTTTATTCCACCCTCTATTCGAATTTTCTCTCATGAGTTTAGTTAAacttatttacaatttaatttaattatatcaaattaatcccgtatttttttattacaccgCAAAACTCCAACTCCAAAACTCCAACAAACCGCCATTATTATGAATCCGGCGCACAGTGACtcaaatcaacataaaaatggCAATAAATCcctcataacttttttataaattaagtgcccttttttaaataatattaaattacaatgattttttttttttttttttcaaaagtaaaaataatgttttcataaaacttttattttgtattttttagctaaaagtagtgaaaaaatttgatattattttcaaaatcgcacatttttttagaaatctaaaaaaatgtgcgatttttatttaactaaattagagaatttgaaatttaaataaaagtatttatttttaaagtatttatttttatgattcaaatatactaaaaagaaaaaaaatctgatttttttgtttaaatctaaagatttctctaaaaaaaagtaacaaacaattgtatttttttggtttataatcAGCTAAAAAATGTTccatgtatattttttttccagttaattAACATTTCTACTTTTAGAATATATAGGGATTACTGCGGTCTCCTGCGCTATTAGAAGTTATTTaagaaatacaaataataatgaatttatGAAAACCTTATTTTCcgccattttttaaagtactttattatatcaaaacaaatgaaGGTGGCGGAAAACTTAAGTTTGAGTTTTTTGCTTGTAGAACTTGTTCTAacatagtttttaaatcataaatgttaaatatagtCTTAAAAACGTGCTTTGTCATTATATACTATTTAGAagtttgttaaaacatttattgtcaattttgaaaaatgatttaatatttgattagtACAACATGTTTGAAAAAGCTTAACAACTTTAGTATTTCCTATAATATAACAGTAACTTAGTAATATAATGTTATTCCAGGAAATCTAATTCGATAATTGTTAAAGCAAtgataacataaaattttagacAGTTTAAAGTGTAGAAAtgtatactatttatatatatatatatatatatatatatatatatatatatatatatatatatatatataaattagtaaaataaattagtaaaaaacacttatctaattttttcttCTACTTGAAATTTCACCATTGCTGATagagtatataatatatatatattcaggaagagtatataatatatatatatatatatatatatatatatatatatatatatatatatatatatatatatatatatatatatatatatatattatatactatatatttatactttatactataaagtagtttaaaatgtttctgaTATGTTAAAGGTTTTATTAAACTGATGGgtcttaaaaacaataacaatgaaAAGATTAGATCTTATCCCAAATATACGTGAAGTAGGACTTAAACAAAAGTtgctttagttatatttatttctaaaacttaaaaaagaattattttgcATGCGTATAGCAACTTTAACACGCGCATAAACGCGTAAGCGCGCATTGTACGCGTTGAAGCTGcgcgtaaaaaatattttattaacaaattagaAATCTTTGAcccaaaaattattattttaacatataacatgtttttttatgaattatagtaaatttgatttaatttgtgTATCTTTTTTGATCGACCTTAGTCACTGTGCGGCGTGGGTTATATAACTTTGAAATGTGTGAACACGCTTTACGCCACACAAATTCCactaaattttagtttatgcttGGAAACCATAGGGAaaccatgtatatatatatatatatatatatttatatatatatatatatatatatatatatatatatatatatatatatatatatatatatatatatatatatgtatatatatatatatatatatatatatatatatatatatatatatatatatatatatatatatatatatatatatgtatatatatatatatatatatatatatatatatatatacgtatatatatatatacatataaacgcATCTAAGCTAAATTTAGCCATATTTATTTCACTTAGGAGGTGCTTCGGATCCGTACATTCGGGTAATGTTGAAACCAGATACCAGAAGAAGATATGAAACTATTGTTCTAGACAAAACGTTAAATCCAAAGTACGATCAAACgtttgagtttaaaaaacttccaaTATCTGAACTTTTGAACAGGACTTTAAGTATATTAGCCATTGATTTTGATCAATTACCTGAGCACGATATATTAGGAATGGCAGAAATTCCTATGATTGATTTCGATTTATCGAGTCCTGTCGAGGTGTGGAGGACATTGATTCCAGGATATGATTTAAATAACCCAGGTGAATTTATAAAAGCAGAATCTGATTACGGAGATATTTGCATTGGGTTAATGTTTATGCCAGCTACAGAAAAGCTGCACGTATACATTATTGAatgtaaagatttaaaaagtgttGATGATAACGGAAAGTCAGATCcttttgtaaaaataacaatgtttcaaaaaaagaaaaaaattaaaacatttaaaactagaCATATTAAGGAAACACTGACACCCTATTTTAACGAAGATTTTGTATTTAACTTGAGTCCGGCACTGACGCCGGTCACAGACTTACAGTTTATTGTATTAGATTATGAATTATTTGGAACACCAAATACCATTGGTCAAGTTACAATAGGAGCTTCTTCATACGGCCCACAAATGAGACATTGGAGAGATGTTCTTCTTGCTCCAAAAAAATCGATAGCTTGTTGGCATATGTTAAGAGCTAAAAGCAAACCAGGAGAAGATGATTAGAAGAAAATGACCAGAAAAAGATTATTAACCATGTATTTGTATTTtgcgaaaagaaaaaaaaattaaaacatttttcatttttcaatcaggtcaaagtttttttttatctatggaGTCAATAAAACTTtcttgattatatatatatatatatatatatatatatatatatatatatatatatatatatatatatatatatatatatatatatatatatatatatatatatatatatatatatatatatatatatatatatatatatatatatttacacgcACACAATAAATGCggaatattacaaaaataatattccgcatttttgccaaaaaaatagaaggccaTCAAATAAAACTGCCACTCTATAAAGagcaaagaaaataaacaaagataaaatgataacaaagataaagaaaacaaaagatttgttaataaaaatattgactttgTTTAAGTTTCTTTCAAgtcaaagaaaaataagaataaattaatttattaaagacATCTTGTGTTAGTTTCAAGTTTATGTTGAACCTGGCTTTTTGAGTTGTCTTTCTTTGAAACTAGCTACATTATCCATATAACTTTCATCAGTAATTATCTTTCGTTTATTAATGAAGATTATATTTCTTGTACTTTTGTTTGTGATATTTATCGCAAGTTTTAAATGATCAGaacaaaaatggtttttatcgaacaaaaattttttcaaaattaatacttaggttttgaaaatatcaatatttattataataataagaaataattttcagaaatatcaatgcctttttttaactaaacattgaatttttaaaattcgttCTGAGCACAAAACATCCCGAAAACTAACTTATAACCTGCCAATGTTTATCTGTTGGTACAGTCCAAACCTCTCTATTGGACCACTTTGAAATCTAGAAGTCATAACAATTCATAGCCATCATTTAAAAGATCTTTAATCAAAAAGGCATGATatttaagtgtttgttaaaatACTGAACTTATTTAAGCAGACTTTTTGTTATGGGAAAAACATTAAAGTCTCTCACAGTtcacaactttttattttttccaaacatCCATCCATAATACCGTTAATTGTAagaactcaatttttttatcattaaaagtGGAAGCATTTcctaaatagttatttaaacaaagttgtatttttttattaagtataaccTACCATTTATTAAACAAGCCTAAAGAGCTAACAGCATCCTCACATTAGGAAAAGTATAATTTCAAACAAGTTATTTTACTTTCGTCAAACAAGATCAACctgaacattttgtttaaatttttatgggaGTAGCACTTTATTTGTAAGTTTTGGAGCTTTATGTACATCTGCATCTAAAGTCAGATCTTTTTCATCGACATTATGAAATAGTTTCCAGGATACTTCTTCACTTTAACTACAATCTCATTAAATTCaatcaactaaattaaattcaatgaACTAAAATAGCTGAAATAAACTCAAACATCTCTGTTGCTTTTagaataaatactaaaaacttCAGTATCCATTGCAACTGCAGAACGCAGCTTCTCAAAATCGAagctaattaaaatatatttgcgtTCAACCATGAGTCGAAAACGTTTATTCGATTTGGGATTGCTGGCATTGAACATTAAGTCTGCGAGCAATTGAACGTTACTTCTTTGATAAATaagtttggtttaaaaaaaagtttgaaaagtaCCCGTAAAATATAGGTCTTCACCAAACTGActatttctatacttatctatTCCTCACcgatcatttctatacttatctatTCCTCACCAATCATCTCTATACTTATCTATTCCTCACCGATCATTTCTATACTCATCTGTTCCTAACcgatcatttctatacttatacCTTTAttacttcaacattttttagtcAACGGTAGAAGtgcaattctttaaaaaattactttaggaacaaaaaaaaaaaattaacatacgCATCTTTTCTACATGCAtagagcttataagagatttataaaatggtttACATGTATAAATTTGATAGCTCAGTTATTAATTTATCGGTGTCGTTTTGCAAGGATTTAAATCCATTCCTTAACTTaatacatttttgttaaaattgttaaaataaagtttaaagtttttgctaGCAACgtgctgctttttttttttgcctctacAGCACCTTTAGGAGTAGCAGGATggtctttttagttttttctttattaagtttcagaccatgatttcaaaaaaaattctttatcatGACATTTGTGCCACAAATTTCTACcagtgttttgatgtttttagaaattttaattttttaaacctctccctttcgtttttt
This window contains:
- the LOC100202667 gene encoding synaptotagmin-1, giving the protein MVVHKTLKLIIWEHLEKLPWSPWITIFTVLGLVLGGILIPLLIKKFCFESYQHLIKEISDCLIKTFKRPEPADAVDLAKLQLVNKTFYEKVQPSTVELQYSGFIENEPKFSIVPGKVRFSLEYDEEAEVLKVTIIEAQNLPAADEGGASDPYIRVMLKPDTRRRYETIVLDKTLNPKYDQTFEFKKLPISELLNRTLSILAIDFDQLPEHDILGMAEIPMIDFDLSSPVEVWRTLIPGYDLNNPGEFIKAESDYGDICIGLMFMPATEKLHVYIIECKDLKSVDDNGKSDPFVKITMFQKKKKIKTFKTRHIKETLTPYFNEDFVFNLSPALTPVTDLQFIVLDYELFGTPNTIGQVTIGASSYGPQMRHWRDVLLAPKKSIACWHMLRAKSKPGEDD